ACCGACCCTGCCCGTGGCCCTCGCGGCCGCCGAGGCCGCCGCCGAACACGGCCGCAGCCTGGAGGTCGTCGACCTGCGCACCCTGTCCCCGTTCGACGAGGACACGGTCGCCGCCAGCGTCCGCCGCACCGGCCGCGCCGTCGTCGTCCACGAGGCCCACGGCTTCGCCGGCCCCGGCGCCGAGATCGCGGCACGCATCACCGAACGCTGCTTCTACCACCTGGAGGCGCCCGTGCGCCGCGTCACCGGCCTCGACGTGCCCTACCCCGCCCCACTGCTCGAAGGCCACTACCTGCCCGACGTCGGGCGCATCCTCGACGCCGTGGAGCGCCTGGAGTGGCCCGCGACGCCCCGGACCTCGGGGGCCGCCGCGTGAACACCGCCGCGCACTGGTACCGCTGCCCCGTGCCCCGGCCGGACGCGCGGGCCCGACTCGTCTGCTTCCCGCACGGCGGAGGCTCCGCGTCCGCCTACTGGGGCTGGCCCGGCCTGCTGCCCGACACGGTCGAGCTGCGGGCCGCCCAGTACCCCGGCCACGCCGACCGCATCGGCGAACCCGCACACACCGATCTGCACGCCCTGGCCGACGCCGCCGCCGAAGCCCTGCTCCCGCTCCTCGACCGCCCCGTCGCCCTGTACGGGCACAGCCTCGGCGCCCTCGTCGCCCACGAGACCGCGCTGCGCCTGGTGGCCGCGGGGCACGCGCCGATGCGGCTGACCGTGTCCGGCATGCCGCCGCCGCACCGCGTCCGGCCCGGCACGGTCCACCTGGGCACCGACGCCGAGCTCCTGGCCGAACTGCGCCGCCTCGAAGGCGTCCCCGACGAGGTCCTCGCCCACCCAGACCTGCTGGACCTCGTCCTGCGCACCGCCCGCGCCGACTACGCGCTCGCCGAGACCTACACCCGGCGCCCCAGGCCCGTGCCCGCCCTGCCGGTGACCGTGCACCGGGGCCTGGCCGACCCCGAACTCACCGCCGAGGAGGCGGCCGGATGGGCCCTCGCGACCACGGGGGACGTCCGCCACCGCACCTTCCGCGGCGGCCACTTCCACCTGGCCGAGGAGCCCGCGCCCGTCCTCCTCGAGCTCGTCGACGACCTCGTCAGCGACATGTCAGCCCCGCGTCGGCGGACCGGGCCAGCCTGGACGGGGACCGCTGCACACGCGGTCCCGGCACAGCCGACCCGTCCAGCACGAGCAACCGGGAGACCGTCATGAGCAACCCCTTCGAGGACGCCGAAGGCACCTACCTGGTCCTGGTCAACCACGAAGCCCAGTACTCGCTGTGGCCGTCCTTCGCCGAGGTGCCCGCCGGGTGGACCGTCGCCCTTCCGGCGACCGACCGCGAGAGCGCCCTCGCCCACATCGGCGAGCAGTGGACCGACATGCGGCCCAAGTCCCTGGCCGACGCCATGGACGGGGCCGCGGCGTGACCTCGGCCGCGCTGCTCGACTCCCCGCGGGCCGCGCCCCTGCTGGCCACCTCCGACCTCCACGCCAGCCTCACCGACCCGGCCCTGACCTCGATGACGCTGCTCAACGAGATCACCGGCGACCACCCCGACGCCGTGTCCTTCGCCGCCGGCCGGCCCTACGAGGGCCACTACCGGACCGAGGCGCTCCACCGCCATCTGCGGCGCTACACCCGCTACCTGGAGCAGGAACGCGGCCTGGACGAGGAAGGGGTGCGCCGCACCCTGTTCCAGTACGGGCCCACCAAGGGGATCATCAACGAGCTGGTGGTGCGGCAGCTCCTGACGGACGAGGCCGTCACGGCCGACCCGGAGGCGGTGGTCGTGACCACCGGCTGCCAGGAGGCCATGGTCCTGCTGCTGCGGGCCCTGCGCCGCGACGCCGACGACGTCGTGTTCGCGGCCGTGCCGACCTACGTCGGGTTCACCGGCGCGGCCCGCCTCACCGAGACCACCGTCCGCCTGGTGCCCGAGGGCGCGGACGGCCTCGACCCCGAGGAGCTGGCCCGCGCCGTCGCCCGCGCCCGAGCCGACGGCCTGCGCCCGCGCGCCTGCTACGTCATCCCCGACTTCGCCAACCCGGGCGGCTCCCGGATGTCCCTCGACGACCGCAGGCGGCTGCTGCGGGTCGCCGAGGAGACGGACATCCTGCTGATCGAGGACAACCCGTACTCGATGTTCCACGACGGCCAGGGACGGCTGCCCACCCTCAAGTCCCTCGACACCGCCGGCCGCGTCGTCTACATCGGCTCGTACGCCAAGACCGCCTACCCGGGGGCCCGGATCGGGTACGTCGTCGCGGACCAGCCCGTCGCGCAGGGCGGACTCTTCGCCGACCAGCTCGCCAAGCTCAAGAGCATGTTCACGCTCAACACCTCGGCGCTGGCCCAGGCCGCGATCGGCGGACTCCTGCTCGAGCACGACTGCAGCATGGAACGCGCCTGCGCCCGCGAGGCCGCCGTCTACCGCCGCAACCTGCGCGCGCTGCTCGACGGCCTCGCCGCCCGCTTCCCGCGCGACGGCGACAGCGGCGTGAGCTGGAACGTGCCCGCCGGCGGACTCTTCGCCGTGGTGAACGTCCCGTTCGTCGCCGACGAGCAGGCCCTGGAGGAGTCCGCCCGCCGCTTCGGCGTGCTGTGGACCCCCATGCACCACTTCTACGCCGGCACCGGAGGGCTGAACCAGCTCCGGCTCTCCTGCTCCGTGCTGACCCCGCGGGAGATCGCCGTCGGCCTGGACCGTCTCGCAGCCCTGGTCGAGGCCCGCTCGGGCCGCACCTGACGTCCGCCCCCGCAGCCCCGCCACACATCAGCCGCACGTCAGCGTCGTGTCGGCGGCGCGCACCACACTCGTGCCCGGACGGTGCGGACCACCGGGCCGAGGTGTGCCCGGAGGAACCCAAGCCTCGGAATTCCGACTCAGGAGACACCCGATGACCATGCTCCAGCCCTCAGGCGCGCAGACCGCCGAGACCGCCGGCCGCGGGGCGGACGAGGCGGGAACCGTACCCCTGACCGAGGACCAGCTCGGCCTGCTCCTCCAGCACCGGGCCGATCCGGAGAACTCGCCCTACAACGTGCCGCTCGCCGTCGACCTGCGCGGCCCCCTCGACGTCCCCGCCCTGCAGGACGCGCTCGCCCGGCTCGTCGCCCGCCACCCGCTGCTGTCCGCGCGGGTCCGCGACGACGACGGCGACGGACTGCCCCGCCTCGACCTCGACCCGGCCCGCGCCCCGCGCCTGGAACGCCGCGACGCCCCCGGCGCCGCGGACGCCGCCGACCTGCTCGCCGAGGCCCGCCGCACCCTCGACCTGGAGGGCTCGGGTGTCCTGCGCGCCGTGCTCGTCGCGCACGGGCCCGAGCACCACACCCTGCTCCTCGTCGTGCACCACGTCGTCGTCGACGGCGAGTCCACCGGCCTCCTCCTCGCCGACCTCCTCGACGCGTACGAGCACGGAGAGGTCACCGGCCCGGCCCCCACCGGCTTCGGCGCCTACGTCACCGCCCGAGCCCAGGAGGCCGCCGCGCACCCCGACGCCGACGCGGCGTACTGGCGCGAGCGGCTGGACGGAGCCGACCTCACCGTCGACTTCCCGCTCGACACCCCGGGCGCGGACACCGTGCGCGAGGCGATGGTGCCGCTCGAGCTCGACACCGGCCTGTGGGAGGAGATCACCGGCTTCTCCCGCGCGCACCGGGCCGGCGCCGCCGCCGTGCTGCTCGCCGCCTACCTCAAGGCCCTCGGCACGTACGGCCGGCAGCAGGCGCCCACCGTCGGCGTGCCGCTCGGCGCCCGCACCGACCCGCGCTTCGACCGCACCGTCGGCTACTTCGTCCGCACGCTCCTCGTGCGCGCCCCGGCCCAGGAGCCGGAGCTGACCGCCGCCGGCTTCGTCACCGGCGTGCAGACCGAACTGGCCCGCGCCGTCGATCACGCTCGCCTGCCCTTCCCGCGCATCGCCCGCCTGGCCCCCGGCGGCGCCACCGCGGACCCGTTCAACTGCACCTTCGTCATGCACAGCTGGGCCGATCCGGGCACCGCCGCCGACGAGGGCGTCGCGCTGCGCGGCGGACTGCGCGCCCGCTGGCGCCAGGACGTGCCCACCCCCGGCCTCGGCCTGCTCACCCTGGAGCTGTACGAGGGCGGCGGCACGCTGCGCGGCCGGCTCAAGTACGACGCCACGCGCATCGAGGCGGCGACCGCCGAGGCGTTCGCCGACCATGTCACCGAACTGGCCCGGCAGTTGGTGCGCCGCCCGGACGCGGCCGTCGCCGACCTCGACGGGATCGGTCCGCGCGCCCGCGCCACCCTCGACTTCCTCAACGCCACCGACCACCGACTCGACGACACCGACATCGACACGCTGATCCGCCGGGCGGCCCAGGACGACCCGGACGCCGTCGCCGTCGAGTTCGGCGAGCGCCGCTGGACCCGCCGGGAACTGGACGCCCGGATCGAGGCGTACGCCACCGGGCTGAGCGCCCGCGGCGTGCGGCCCGGGGACCGGGTCGGCGTGCTGCTGCCGCGCACCGACGAGGCCGTCGCCGCGATGCTCGGCATCCTGCGCACCGGCGCCGCCTACGTGCCGATCGACGCCGCCCACCCGGAGGCCCGGCGCCGCCACATCGTCGACAGCAGCGGCATCCGGCTCGCCGTCGTCGACCCCGAGACGGCCCAGGCCTGTCCGGCCGGACCCGAGCGGGTCCCGCTGGACGAGCTCGCCCGGCCCGGCACGGCCGACGTACGAGGCCCCCGCCCGGGCGACGCCCTGCACATCCTGTACACCTCCGGCTCCACCGGCACGCCCAAGGGCGTCCAGCTCAGCCACCGCGCCCTGGTCACCGACGTCCTCGCCGCCGTACGCCACTTCGGCATCGGGCCGGACGACGCGATGCTGCTCAAGGCCCCGTTCACCTTCGACGTCAGCGCCCACGAGATGCTCGTCGCGCTGGTGTCCGGCGCCCGGCTGATCGTGGCGCCGCCGGACGCCGAGCGCGACCCCGACGTGATGGCCGAGGCCGTCGAACGCCACGGCGTCACCCTGCTGCACGCCGTCCCCTCCCAACTGCGGCTGCTCATCGAGGCGGACGCCTTCCGGCGCAACCGGACGCTGCGTACCGTCGTGTCCACGGGCGAGACGCTGCCCAACGAACTGCGCGCCGCGTTCGAGGCCGCGCACCCGGCCCGGCTGCACAACGCGTACGGGCCGACCGAGACCTCGTACTCCACGGTCTTCTCCTGGAGCCGGGACGAGGACGCCTTCTGGACCCGGCGCGCCGACGTGCCGATCGGGGTCCCCTTCGACAACATCCGCTGCTACGTGCTCGACGAGGCCCTGCGCGAACTCCCGCCGGGGGCCCCGGGCGAGCTGTGGATCGGCGGCGGCACCGTCTCCGACGGCTACGTCGGCGACCCCGAGCGCACCGCGGAGCGCTACCGCACCCTGGACCTCGGCCCGCGCACCGAGACCGTCTACCGCACCGGCGACCTGGTCCGGCTGCTGCCCGGCGGCGCGCTCACCCATCTGGGCCGGCTCGACGACCA
This sequence is a window from Streptomyces xanthii. Protein-coding genes within it:
- a CDS encoding thioesterase II family protein → MARDAPDLGGRRVNTAAHWYRCPVPRPDARARLVCFPHGGGSASAYWGWPGLLPDTVELRAAQYPGHADRIGEPAHTDLHALADAAAEALLPLLDRPVALYGHSLGALVAHETALRLVAAGHAPMRLTVSGMPPPHRVRPGTVHLGTDAELLAELRRLEGVPDEVLAHPDLLDLVLRTARADYALAETYTRRPRPVPALPVTVHRGLADPELTAEEAAGWALATTGDVRHRTFRGGHFHLAEEPAPVLLELVDDLVSDMSAPRRRTGPAWTGTAAHAVPAQPTRPARATGRPS
- a CDS encoding MbtH family protein produces the protein MSNPFEDAEGTYLVLVNHEAQYSLWPSFAEVPAGWTVALPATDRESALAHIGEQWTDMRPKSLADAMDGAAA
- a CDS encoding aminotransferase-like domain-containing protein — translated: MTLLNEITGDHPDAVSFAAGRPYEGHYRTEALHRHLRRYTRYLEQERGLDEEGVRRTLFQYGPTKGIINELVVRQLLTDEAVTADPEAVVVTTGCQEAMVLLLRALRRDADDVVFAAVPTYVGFTGAARLTETTVRLVPEGADGLDPEELARAVARARADGLRPRACYVIPDFANPGGSRMSLDDRRRLLRVAEETDILLIEDNPYSMFHDGQGRLPTLKSLDTAGRVVYIGSYAKTAYPGARIGYVVADQPVAQGGLFADQLAKLKSMFTLNTSALAQAAIGGLLLEHDCSMERACAREAAVYRRNLRALLDGLAARFPRDGDSGVSWNVPAGGLFAVVNVPFVADEQALEESARRFGVLWTPMHHFYAGTGGLNQLRLSCSVLTPREIAVGLDRLAALVEARSGRT